The genomic stretch caccaactatatataaatgaaatatgtGATAGATAAAAGGATGATGATGAAAGAAAAACATCAGAAGTGCAAATAACTAATATTATGAACTTGGATTTAATGCATAAGgttaaataatcatttttactaggtcatgtttggtaaaatgactattagttgatagctattagctgattgggttaaagagtataactagttgataatattagctgagtgtaaaaaagtgtttagtaaattagttgttagctgatagctatttggtataatttcttcttcttcttctttttttcaaaaagctaattgaaaaaggttttttgaacaattttttgaattttaacattttggagttacaaaaagttgattaactaaacacttatattgattttttttaactaaaaaaaaaaaaaaaaaaactcactgCAATATACATTTACCaaaagtggcacccggtgtcccggtttacactctcacatggatgatgggagtgggtttgagcctcagtaagttaactattttaccaaacagtacctataatatttattttcaataaatgCCAATATAATCttaaatcttaaaattttcaatgtACATTGGTTAATGGTATTTTGAAAACTCACTTAGATCAATTTCAAAATCTTCTTCTCCCTAAATCATAAAATGTCTGTATTTATAGTAGGATagtgaaatatttttaaagttgatgactaaaaatgaaacaaatcaAGAATGAAAATACAGTTATAATTCAGAGATCAGATGTGAAATAAACTTGTGTACAAAATACCAAGCCTTATTGCGTGGACCATGATtaaaaaacgacgtcgtttttgtgCAACTTCTTTTTCACACAACCCactgcaatatacatttttataactcatagaattttaaaattgtgaaacatagagttttaaaattatgtacatgaattctaaaattgtgaacatggagttttTAAATAGTGAACATGGATCTGGGTCCATCTTGCAATgcggacccgggtccatagcataatttccCTACATATAGGAATGAGTCAACACCAGCCCATAAGAAGTCCAATGGGCCTCTTCATCACAATAGTTCAATTGCAATACATAGTCCAACAACATTTGTTGGAGTGCCAAAGTCTAATTTATTGGATACCGCCGTGTTTGGCCACATTTGAATTAAAGATTCTCAGGGTCACGGAATCATACCCATTTCTTCATGTGAGGCAACGAAACGACAGACGACCAACCTAAAACAGTAAAACCTGACCGTGCAGTGTGCACTAAAAGCGTACTTGTGCCTCTTGGTGCATTGTATTTGAATTGCTTCTTATTGTTGCTATTATCCCCCCTTCCGACATGGAAAAATGCATTCCCAAACGGTATTTAAGGTAAGCCCACAAGTTGCTTTTGGGACAGATGCCAATATTTCGGAGCATTTCATGTTGACATGTGTCTTCATGCCTTCTTTTGAGGCCATTTCTTGGTGATGGGTCAATTTTTGCCTAACTGGTTGAGCTGAGTGGACTTTGGAACTATGGGGTTACTTCGTCCAACAGCTAAGTATCATTACCACACCTCGCGCATAATCGTGCAAAAGTTAGAGTAAGATAAGTCTCAGTAATCTTGATGATCATAGAGTAAGAATATGAGTCTGTCCTAAGTTAATTGTTATGTAAATTGAATGACGATTATATTTTTTTCGATCTTTTGACTAAGATCAAGTGTGGATAACAACCCAGTTTGCGAATCACTCTCTTGATCGAGTATAGTTGCAAACCATACATTTATAAACTTAGCTTCATTGATATTCTGGTCTATTATTTGTAGTTGCTAGCCAATATCGTGTGACatgttatatttaaaataagtcTGATTTTTTATCACATGAGCGATTTAAGTAAACACCGagctatatatactattaaaatCACACTAGCTAGTAGTACACTGCTGCTACGTGCTATGTACACATAATACCAGTTAACTTAGTaacaagaaaaaacaaaggGGGATAATTTACATATACATTAGACATGggtcatatatatacattatcaTATCTAGCTTGCTACCTATAATAACTAATCCggccataataataataatgaagttCATAAATATAATCACATTCCGTAGAATTTAATCCATTGATCCACAACATGACCGTAATGGTTTTCGTCCACATAGAACACGTCGTCTAGACCGTCCATTCCGAACTCTCCGAAATACGGCGGCGCCTCCGTGGGGAACGATGACGTGCTCGGACTATTGCTAGAAACTCCATCGccgcctcctccgccgccgTGGTGGCGGCGGTCCAGTAGCATCTGAACCCTATTCTCGGCGTCGCAAAGCTGCTCTTTCAGCTTTAGCACCTGCAACAATATCatcttattaaaaataattacagGCCAAAATCTTATGGTCTAATGACACTAAATTACActctatatatgaaattgtgggtttgagtctcagtatTATGAAAGATAttgtattgtaacagagtttGTAGGACAAAAAAATAACGTGATTTTaactttgttttatttgttgggAGAAAATTGGGCCACGTGAGAATAGAAGGAAAGACCAAAAGAGGGTGGTTTAAAGATCATGTGCAGTTCCACTGAGTTGAGCGGTGAACCAGAACACGTTACCTTAAACAAGGGTGTTGGGACTAATGTACATATGGGGTAGTTGTAACTTGTGTTTCCAATTAAGGTGGCAAATTAAAGAAGAGTCTTGAGTACTTCCCAGTTTATACTCCACTTTCGATtatttcctaattaatttttattgtatttgtcTTTTAATTCTACGGACCATGCATGCCTAAACTTAGTGTTTTCCCATTTTATTTTCTCACCTTCTTTCAGGACAATCTgggaaaatttgaaattatttggTGTTTTGCTGTTGACATGATAACCATATGATAACCATAAGGTTACAAGTATAACTCTGATCTAGTATGCGTGCAACCTATTCTTATTTTTAGACTGGTTAAGACTACAAGTCAGAATTTACCTGAGTTTCAAGACGGCAGTTTTCAAGGACGGTGGACTCGTGCTCCGCCTTGAGTTTGGAGTATTCTTCCTCGAGCTTCTTATTCTTCCACCGTGCCCGGCGGTTTTGGAACCAGACGGCGACCTGGCGGGGGTCAAGTCCCAGCTCAGAAGCCAGGCGGTCTTTCCTCTCGGACTCTAACTTGCGCTCATCGCCGAAGCTTTGTTCTAGGAGGTTGACTTGTTCTTCGCTGAGTTTCCGCTTCCTAATTCCGGTCAGGCCGCCGTCCCCGCCGGCCTTGTTCTTCTTGCGCCTCCGCCTTGGCTTCGCCTCCGCCGCCTCTCCTAAAAACAGCCACTTCACGTCAGATTGATAAATTCATGGAAATTCACTTAACAAATCTTTAATTTCtctccccccaaaaaaaaaaatcacacctAATGTCGGATCATAAACTAAACAAACaagttatttcaaaaaaaaaaaaaaaaaactaaacaaacaAGTTCAATCACCGCTAAAACGGCCTATAGTGGCTGCCGGaaaaatcttcttcttcctccggCGGCCCCACAGAAGCGTTTTCTCGCCggattatttaaaattttgcaaaaacaaaagaaacatcatatatatatggatggctAACCTTGATCGGATAGGATTTGAGTGTAAATATCGGGATAAAAATGAGAAATGAGTGCCATTTGATCATCGACTTGATTGTTGTTGATGCCGCCGCAGCCTGCCATAATCTCCCTCTAGAATCTAGACCAAGGAGTCGAGGAATGCTGCAGATTAAGATGGgctggttatatatatatatagtgagcTGACGCCTGAGGGAGCATCTGTTCAAGTCAATGAAatactattttaatttgttaacagataaataaatgtattatccgcatttattactttttttggaTGATAATGGAACAACATTCACTATTTAATtggatataaataaattaaatacggagtataaatttCAAGCAAAAGAAAACTACTATATATACCTCAATCAACACACTTTTATAAGAGTTCTAGTACatgtactctcaaattctacttcATCACTTTTACTTTATGACGATGCAAACTAGGATAGCATATTTTTATCCCGTGGAACTAGAAAAAGTGTCTACATAAAAAATTTATGAGATGTAGTAGAAGTAGTTGAGAGTAAGAAGTGAGAGTACATGTATtatatttccttttatatatagtattagtTATAAGCATAACACATACAACGTACCCCAAATGTTGTGAGAGGTAAGAAGAAATGATTCAATAAACATATCTATCAGTTTCTCTAtaaatatgacttatataataaGAACTGATTCCGTTTGAAAACAACTTTTATAGTCTCCAAGAgatcattaaaaaaacataGCAAGTCGACCACTACTTTAGGACTGAAGCAATTTTTGGATAGTGACTATAGAATTTTGATCAACAAAAATATTTCTAATCAGTAATTAAGTCTGATCTCATCAAGTTATTTCACACAAGTTGCTGAGAATTGCATGCATATTCATTTAATGTAATCATCTCTTTCATATAAATTAATGGTTATTATTTGATCATATGCAAAACATGGAAGACAATAAAGAGTATGTACAGTTGGAGGCCTGTGGATTTGGACAAGTATTCTTTTGTTGCCCAATAAGGTAGTGGCATGGTTCTTTCCTTCCAAGTTCTATGGCTAAGCTAACTGCTAACAGACAGCCAATTAAGCCGCCCCACCTTTTACATAGTAACCTTTTTAGCTTAGCTGTCAGGAATTTGTGTGTCTTCTACCATCTGCACTGCACTAGCTTCTTTCTACTGCTCGGGATGGGTGAATGTATACCTAAGGGATGACATCACTCACCAGCCCtttgatcaaattaaactaaaatcatttgtataattgtatagtaTGTGGACCATtgcttaattaattgattaatgtaAAATAAGGTTAATGGTTTGTTTAGTTGGCAATTGTAGTTTGTAAATTTAAatcttataaatttattttagtttagTGTGAACACTAGTATACAAACACTCCAGTGACTTCATCATACTTATGCTGTCAAGTCACATTTCATGATTtactctttcaaaaaaaaaaaatttagaactaCCAAAATATATAGCAAATTTCCAACATAAGTTGGCAACGAATTAAACAACTATAGTTCAAATATTAACATGTTTAAGTGTTTTACCTATTGAAATTCATTGGTATTTAAATACCTATGGATTCCAGTAAGTCAGTAACTTACCTACGAATTTTTCCtttgtaaatttagtttttctGGTAGTGTAGAGTACGTAAAACTGATCTAGTAAGTGTTTTTTAATTTGGGGTGCAAGCCCTAAAcataaattatttgtgttttgtaCACAACTCATctgattgattaattaaaaagtaatgTTAACATCCTATTTCGATTTCGCTGCCAATTTTAGTGTGTTCGTTCAAATCCTTCAATGGTATGAGTTTGTCTTGATATGAACATTAGTGTACAATTACTTTTGAGAATATTGTGgaaaaattttccaaaaaaatcgaaataaaatatttcagttCCCTCCGTCTGCACAAGAGAATCTCTATgctatataatttaaaatttaaaaaatgttgaattatatatactaggACAAATCCACATACACCATTTTCAATGTGGGGCAGAGTTTGTTTAGAAACCGTCCTTCCCAACTTCAGTTTTCCTAGCTCAAATTGGTATatgttttgaaaatcaatttttcagTCATCCATTATCTTttttgagtgtacaatataCCAAATTAAACATTTCACTTAGGAAAATCCGAATCAACTTGACCCAacctaaataaattaaaataataataataataataatgaacccactaaaaattataccacaaagtaaccattttaaatatcaaatttaactaatttttcCAAACACTTTGAAAtaagagtaaataaatatacataaaacccctaaataaatatacataaaagCCCTAAACAAAAATGGTTTGTAACTATCTAACTTGTTTTGCACTAAACTCGAATCCCTACGGGGAAAGAAATGTGGAGGGGACAAGGTATGTTGATTGGGTGGAGGAAAATGAAACAACGTGGAAGGTTTTTCCATGAATGCAGTCCCACTTTGTCTCTACTTTGGAATGACAACCTCTGTCAATTGAAGTGAACCAAATTGACTTCTCAAAAGTTACTTTGAGGAGAAGAATGGTGTCATGCATGGAGGAGCTAGGAACCCCAACCCCATCCACCCATGCCCGATAAAATATCAGGTCGGCCATGCATTGCATTTataaagatgatgatgatgatggattTAGATAATGCATGTTTTTTCAAGTGTGAAAAAACTTCAATTCCATCAAATTCTTATTCaactaaagaaattaaaactaattgTCTAGATTGGTTGAGTTGATAATTCAAAgaccaataatttattttgctaGCTCAAATGGTTTGAACAAAAATTTCACTATTAGTGGCTAGCGGGATTAGTCAACGTATAATGTCCTTGAGGTGGGGGAGAATGCATAAGAGAGCAACGAGTACAGAAAAGTGATCAATTGGGTGTGAGTGAAATCTTATTAAATATTGTCTCGTTTCTCGACCAATTCAATATGCGGGTTTCACTGTTAAATTTGCATTGTCGACTAAATGTTACTCTCATCTTAGGGAACTAAGGTCAAACAGTTGTTGCTCCCCCCTCCCTCACTAAATGAAGGGAATATTGGATGCATTaatcttttattaaaatttgttgGGGTCAGCCAATTCTTGACACCCAATGGTTATAAGTTATGTCATGAtggttttcaaacaaaaaaaaaaaaagagtcatgtCATGAGGgaacatttttcatatttatattaccaaTAATACATATTATAAGGAATTTTATTGGAGTCTCATCGTGTCTTTACTACATTAATACACTCTAAGCATGATTATGACCAAGGACTAGATCACCTCTTGCACCATGACGGGTACTTAGTCTCGAAGAGTATAGCCACCTACGTCAATGATCAATACATATTGACTTATGTTGAGGTATGGGTTAACCTAAACGGGACTCGTCCTTTTATTCTCTTAGGTCTTCTCCTTACAGCTAGTTCAGGCCATATTGGGTCATCCTATTAGAATATATTCCATATATTGGTCGTCATTTaagaatataaattaattttaaacataCTTTGACACTAGTGATACATATGATCTAACCATATCAGTATATCACCTtagacaaaaataaataaatcaataaataaatagtctctttttttatttactttggACTGTATTATTACTTAAATCaggattggattttttttattttaaaattttaaaaatattgttttaaaagtTGATGTTTAAAACATTGGTTAAAATTATagtcttaaaaaataataacgaAAATACATGTAAATGATGAGGAATTGTTGTTTAATAAGTGGGCGAGAACACAAATGTTGGGCAGGAGGCTTTACTTTAGGCCAACCAAATGAATATCATGGTTGTGCATGTCATTGACTATCATTCAAATGTTATCCAAAGTGTCAGAAGGGACAGTTAATGTCATTGGTGTGTATGTGTGGAAAGAAAACATGGCTCCTACTTCTCCATTTCAGAGTATATATTACACGTCTTGTTTTGAttagtcaaaattttaatagcaaaaaaaattacagaagTTTTAATTTGTGCTGTCTATGATATGATTTTATACATAaaatctcacacacacacatgggTTCATGTGCGAAGTTTCTCCTAAATAAACAATAGGGTGAAATTTGAACtgttgatctaatctagatcaacgactcaaactgaaaaaaaaaaaaaaattttaaaatgtttactCGTAACATTGATGCAAATGATAAGTGTCTcaaactgacgcaccttaagagttAAACTGATGCAGCTTAAACTAAAAAGTGACGCGcattaagctttaaacatacgcacgcaccttaagctacaAACTTAGGCATCTTAATTAAGAGTTAAACTGATGCACATTAAACTAGAAAGTAACGCACATTAAGCTtttaaacatacgcaccttaagttttaaaaaaagtaatgCACATTAATctttaaacatacgcaccttatgctttaaacttacgcaccttaaactttgaacttacacaccttaagttGTGACCTTACGCAAAATGATCATAATATAcctcaacattttttttaaactgaCCTTCATTATGGGCTGTTGATTTTTACAAGATCAAATGCTATGATTAATCCGCACGGTCGTCAAGAAATAACAGATGCTAGAACATAGTAAAGTGAAACGCAAGCCCTATGGGCGAAGTAGGTCTTGCGCTGTATAGGGTTATAACATAGagttacataaaaaataatgatgatgTACTCACGGGATGCATAATCATCATAATAAAAGAATCACTTTACTCGTTGATGTAAATACAGTGTCGAATAGAATGATTCTTTATCTTATCTAAATTTTTCAACAAGAAATGATTATACGATTCACTCTTTAAAATCGACGATAGataaaatatagaataaaaCGAGAGTACGTG from Ipomoea triloba cultivar NCNSP0323 chromosome 12, ASM357664v1 encodes the following:
- the LOC115999966 gene encoding homeobox-leucine zipper protein ATHB-40, encoding MAGCGGINNNQVDDQMALISHFYPDIYTQILSDQGEAAEAKPRRRRKKNKAGGDGGLTGIRKRKLSEEQVNLLEQSFGDERKLESERKDRLASELGLDPRQVAVWFQNRRARWKNKKLEEEYSKLKAEHESTVLENCRLETQVLKLKEQLCDAENRVQMLLDRRHHGGGGGGDGVSSNSPSTSSFPTEAPPYFGEFGMDGLDDVFYVDENHYGHVVDQWIKFYGM